A genomic window from Candidatus Nitrosoglobus terrae includes:
- a CDS encoding glycosyltransferase family 2 protein, giving the protein MKTVGEVYGLDANEAKDHPLVSVVIVNFNGGWLLSEAVSSVLKTNIPIEVIIVDNGSQDDSIACLRGVVGKNPQVRFIENGYNLGFARANNIALRQARGDYVLLLNPDCIIRPNTLSSLIESMMTYPKVGMVGCLIRNPDGTEQAGCRRRVPTPWRSLIRVLHLNKILPHHPKFRGFVLAHEPLPTHPILIEAISGAFMLVRKEGLQQVGLLDENYFLHCEDLDWCMRFQQAGWGILFVPSVEIVHYKGTCSKYQPIRVLWHKHKGMVYFYQKFFRQQYSLLFMSLVISTVWGRFCVLAGLTLLEQLVVECKKKPAVARSSGISSHRVPLERVDPPSDIVTKQAHSR; this is encoded by the coding sequence ATGAAAACTGTAGGTGAGGTATATGGACTAGATGCTAATGAGGCTAAAGATCATCCTTTAGTCTCAGTGGTTATTGTAAATTTTAATGGAGGATGGTTACTAAGCGAGGCAGTATCCTCAGTACTAAAAACGAATATTCCTATAGAGGTGATCATTGTAGATAACGGCTCCCAAGATGACAGTATTGCCTGTTTACGTGGGGTCGTGGGTAAAAATCCTCAAGTTCGATTTATTGAGAATGGCTATAACTTAGGTTTTGCGCGAGCTAATAATATCGCTTTAAGGCAGGCAAGGGGGGATTATGTATTGCTCCTTAATCCAGATTGTATTATTCGTCCTAATACCCTTTCAAGTCTTATCGAGTCTATGATGACCTATCCCAAAGTAGGTATGGTGGGATGTTTAATTAGAAATCCTGATGGAACTGAGCAAGCTGGGTGTCGTCGCCGAGTGCCGACGCCATGGCGATCTTTGATTCGCGTGTTGCATTTAAATAAAATTTTGCCTCATCATCCAAAATTTCGTGGGTTTGTTTTGGCCCATGAACCTTTACCGACTCATCCAATATTAATAGAAGCCATCTCTGGTGCTTTTATGCTAGTTCGAAAAGAAGGATTACAGCAAGTCGGATTATTGGATGAGAATTATTTTCTCCATTGCGAGGATTTGGACTGGTGTATGCGATTTCAGCAAGCAGGCTGGGGAATTTTATTTGTTCCTAGTGTAGAAATTGTTCATTATAAGGGTACTTGTAGTAAGTATCAGCCTATTCGGGTATTGTGGCATAAACATAAGGGGATGGTGTATTTTTACCAGAAATTTTTTCGCCAGCAATACTCCCTGCTGTTTATGAGTTTAGTAATTAGTACGGTTTGGGGTCGTTTTTGTGTATTAGCTGGATTAACCCTACTAGAGCAATTAGTAGTTGAATGTAAGAAGAAGCCAGCGGTTGCTAGATCTTCCGGTATCTCATCACATAGAGTTCCCTTGGAAAGAGTCGATCCCCCATCGGATATCGTAACAAAACAGGCGCATAGCCGCTAA
- a CDS encoding glycosyltransferase produces MNAQTIDIIIPIYNAYEHLIACLASVDQHTERKYQLILIDDASTDLRIESLFETLKEKNNPNILLLKNKLNQGFVATANRGMKVSKNDVVLLNSDTLVTQNWLGKLKRCADSDPKIGTITPFSNNAEICSFPEFCRENPMPEDLALINRAIEAASVPIDLDIPTGVGFCLYIRRSLINKIGVFDVETFGKGYGEENDFCLRARQVGYRNVLCSNAYVAHVGSGSFGQEKKELAEKQMAALLKKHPSYLTQVARFIAQDPIRPIRHMIQTHLQIVSNPQKLGILHILHGHGGGTEKYARNIAELMAGQFRHYLLIALEREWIVKVIDPSCYQEQSYHFPYRADELWVVFLESICAWLDIRLCHIHQLSGCRDGLLSAFSQTHIPYGFSIHDFFLACPSVNFLDGNGHYCGGVTEVTQCQKCLDEQVSFAGMRIKQWRLQHKVFLAKAAFIFAPSLWAKNTFSQYFPEIKVEEMPNVHSLESKKSLTGGIQCFLLPQDGVKHIGVMGAIGPVKGARNLEQLVTKTRDRKLPIRWVVIGYTDRQYKPYQSKDYVLTVHGPYAQENLASLLDHYHICLVVFPSIGPETFSYTLSEAWAAGKPVLVPPIGALKERVEQTGVGWLMEDWTNVDKILDQIVDLTYQMDQKSPITEMKKHKYNNNEQVALNKIESLYSQFLALAPIPLQKRISPLRVYEGACYGTGVDNIKNKLPRIKKVIGAMIRYGLRFRYTVFGTWIERKLPASWHYRLRRLLLQG; encoded by the coding sequence ATGAACGCCCAAACTATCGATATTATTATTCCTATCTATAATGCCTATGAGCATCTTATCGCTTGTTTAGCGAGCGTTGATCAGCACACCGAGAGGAAATATCAGCTTATTTTAATAGATGATGCCTCAACCGATTTAAGAATCGAATCGTTATTTGAAACGCTTAAGGAAAAAAATAATCCCAATATTCTCTTGCTGAAAAATAAACTTAATCAAGGGTTTGTTGCGACGGCTAATCGTGGGATGAAGGTTAGCAAAAATGATGTGGTGCTTTTAAATTCTGATACGTTAGTCACTCAAAACTGGTTAGGTAAACTTAAACGCTGCGCTGATTCTGATCCAAAGATAGGCACTATAACCCCTTTTTCTAATAATGCTGAAATTTGCTCCTTTCCTGAGTTTTGCCGTGAAAATCCAATGCCTGAAGACCTAGCATTGATCAATCGCGCCATAGAAGCAGCATCAGTGCCTATTGATTTGGATATTCCAACAGGCGTGGGATTTTGCCTATATATACGTCGTAGTTTAATTAACAAAATTGGGGTATTTGATGTAGAAACCTTTGGTAAAGGTTATGGGGAAGAAAACGATTTTTGCCTACGGGCGAGGCAAGTTGGTTATCGTAATGTACTCTGTAGCAACGCTTATGTGGCTCATGTGGGAAGCGGCTCTTTTGGTCAAGAAAAAAAAGAGTTGGCAGAAAAGCAAATGGCTGCATTGTTAAAGAAACACCCCAGTTATTTAACTCAGGTCGCGCGATTTATAGCACAGGATCCTATCAGGCCCATTCGGCATATGATTCAAACCCATTTGCAGATAGTATCCAATCCTCAGAAACTTGGGATTTTGCATATACTCCATGGTCATGGGGGCGGCACGGAGAAGTATGCTCGAAATATCGCCGAGTTAATGGCAGGACAATTTCGACATTACTTATTGATTGCTTTAGAAAGAGAATGGATAGTCAAGGTGATTGATCCAAGCTGCTATCAGGAGCAAAGCTATCATTTTCCCTATCGCGCAGATGAGCTGTGGGTAGTGTTTTTGGAATCTATTTGCGCTTGGCTAGATATTCGCTTATGCCATATTCATCAGCTTTCAGGCTGTCGAGATGGATTGCTGTCAGCATTTAGTCAAACCCATATTCCTTATGGGTTTAGTATCCATGATTTTTTTCTAGCGTGCCCGAGCGTTAATTTTTTAGATGGCAACGGTCATTATTGTGGAGGGGTGACGGAGGTAACTCAGTGTCAAAAGTGCCTTGATGAACAGGTCTCTTTTGCCGGTATGCGTATTAAACAGTGGCGGCTCCAGCATAAAGTATTTCTTGCTAAAGCCGCATTTATCTTTGCTCCCTCTCTATGGGCTAAAAATACTTTTAGCCAGTATTTCCCTGAGATTAAAGTTGAAGAAATGCCTAATGTTCATAGCTTAGAATCCAAAAAATCTTTAACGGGGGGGATTCAGTGTTTCTTACTTCCTCAGGATGGGGTGAAACATATTGGCGTGATGGGTGCCATTGGGCCAGTTAAAGGAGCAAGAAATCTGGAGCAGCTGGTTACTAAAACGCGGGATAGAAAGTTGCCTATTCGCTGGGTGGTGATTGGTTATACGGATCGCCAATATAAACCGTATCAGAGTAAGGACTACGTCTTAACAGTACACGGCCCTTATGCACAAGAAAATCTTGCCAGCTTACTGGATCATTATCATATTTGTCTTGTGGTTTTCCCTTCCATAGGGCCTGAAACGTTCAGCTATACCCTTTCAGAGGCATGGGCAGCGGGTAAACCAGTTTTAGTGCCTCCGATAGGGGCTTTAAAAGAGAGGGTTGAGCAAACGGGCGTAGGCTGGCTCATGGAAGATTGGACAAATGTAGATAAAATCTTGGATCAGATTGTGGATTTGACCTACCAGATGGATCAAAAATCCCCTATCACTGAAATGAAAAAGCATAAATATAACAATAATGAGCAGGTCGCGCTTAATAAGATAGAAAGCTTATATAGTCAGTTCTTGGCCTTAGCTCCAATTCCCTTACAAAAAAGAATATCTCCACTGCGGGTATATGAGGGGGCTTGTTATGGGACAGGGGTGGATAATATTAAAAATAAATTACCTCGTATAAAGAAGGTGATAGGCGCAATGATAAGGTATGGTCTACGGTTCCGTTATACGGTTTTTGGCACGTGGATAGAGCGTAAGTTACCTGCAAGTTGGCACTATCGGTTAAGACGCTTATTGCTTCAGGGTTAG
- a CDS encoding NAD-dependent epimerase/dehydratase family protein, translated as MKLLITGATGFIGQRLVATLLSRSVSIRVLVRSTDKAKAIWSDSSLEMFQGDLAIPQLPEDVCEGVDTIFHLASGSFAEDDKTGEAERLHQKLIVEGTRELLRLAIKTGVKRFIFISSVKAMGEGTESCLNELSLAAPKTAYGRAKLSAEQIVLESGRAYNMHVCNLRLPMVYGGDSKGNLPRMAMAVARGWFPPLSEAGNRRSMVHVEDVVQAMLLAVENHQAHGQTYIVTDDYIYSSRQMYLLICQALDRSIPPWVFPIWILRVSAKIGDLAGSILKRKMPLDSKVLYKITGSAWYSCAKIKKELGYNPQYSLVTALPEILEILGLPNSSRKSQTSS; from the coding sequence ATGAAGCTACTTATTACTGGGGCAACGGGTTTTATTGGCCAACGCCTGGTGGCTACATTACTTTCAAGATCGGTATCAATTCGTGTATTGGTAAGAAGTACCGATAAAGCTAAAGCGATATGGAGTGATTCTTCGTTAGAAATGTTTCAAGGGGATTTAGCGATACCCCAGCTACCTGAGGATGTATGCGAGGGAGTAGATACTATTTTTCATTTAGCGAGTGGCAGCTTTGCTGAGGATGATAAAACAGGTGAGGCGGAACGGCTACACCAAAAATTAATAGTAGAAGGTACCAGAGAATTACTTCGACTAGCCATAAAAACAGGTGTTAAGCGATTTATTTTTATAAGTAGTGTAAAAGCTATGGGTGAGGGGACAGAGAGCTGTCTGAATGAGTTAAGTTTAGCTGCCCCTAAGACAGCTTACGGTCGGGCGAAATTAAGCGCTGAGCAGATTGTATTAGAATCTGGCCGTGCCTATAACATGCATGTTTGTAATTTACGACTCCCTATGGTGTATGGGGGTGATAGTAAAGGAAATCTTCCTCGGATGGCGATGGCTGTTGCTCGGGGCTGGTTCCCGCCGCTGTCTGAAGCGGGGAATCGACGCTCAATGGTTCATGTAGAGGACGTAGTGCAGGCCATGTTACTTGCCGTTGAAAACCATCAGGCTCATGGCCAAACTTATATTGTTACTGATGATTATATTTACTCTTCTCGTCAGATGTACCTATTGATTTGCCAAGCTTTGGATCGATCCATTCCTCCATGGGTTTTTCCTATTTGGATCCTGCGGGTAAGTGCCAAAATAGGTGATCTTGCTGGGTCGATATTGAAAAGGAAGATGCCTTTAGACTCTAAGGTTTTATACAAAATAACCGGATCTGCATGGTATAGCTGCGCCAAAATAAAAAAAGAGCTCGGTTATAATCCTCAGTATTCGTTAGTAACAGCTCTACCTGAGATTTTAGAAATTTTAGGATTACCGAACTCCTCTAGAAAATCGCAAACATCTTCTTAA
- a CDS encoding RNA polymerase sigma factor FliA: MNAVIAHYTAACTQKDIDNVIIEYTSLVKRIAYHVSIKLPPSVRLDDLIQAGMIGLLEAARNYDVSQGASFETYAGIRIRGAILDEIRRNDWAPRSVHRKARQVTEAIRKVENREGREARDHEVAKELGLSLDKYHRLLQDAGSYQVLSLDEFRENEDVNLPTTSLKDPSGILQNENFQSALVETIENLPERERLIMSLYYVEDLNLLEIGKVLGVSESRVSQIHGQAVLRLRARLRQWLS; this comes from the coding sequence ATGAATGCTGTTATTGCCCATTATACTGCTGCGTGCACCCAAAAAGATATCGATAATGTCATTATTGAGTATACATCGTTAGTTAAGCGTATTGCCTATCATGTATCGATTAAGCTACCGCCTAGCGTGCGCTTAGATGATCTTATTCAAGCTGGGATGATTGGTTTATTGGAAGCAGCTCGAAATTATGATGTTTCCCAGGGTGCAAGCTTTGAAACCTATGCTGGAATCCGTATCCGTGGTGCCATATTAGATGAAATCCGCCGCAATGATTGGGCTCCACGCTCTGTCCACCGTAAAGCAAGACAAGTTACTGAGGCAATACGAAAGGTTGAGAATCGGGAGGGACGGGAGGCGAGGGATCATGAAGTGGCAAAAGAGCTAGGATTATCTCTTGATAAATATCATCGACTCTTGCAGGATGCTGGGAGCTATCAAGTACTTAGCCTTGATGAGTTCAGAGAAAATGAAGATGTTAACCTGCCTACTACCTCTTTAAAAGATCCTAGCGGAATATTACAGAACGAAAACTTTCAATCTGCATTAGTGGAAACTATTGAAAATCTACCAGAACGGGAGCGACTGATCATGTCGCTTTACTATGTCGAAGATTTAAATCTTTTAGAGATAGGTAAAGTATTGGGGGTTAGTGAGTCGCGAGTGAGCCAGATTCATGGCCAAGCCGTACTACGCCTTCGTGCGCGCCTGCGCCAGTGGTTAAGCTAA